Proteins encoded together in one Altererythrobacter epoxidivorans window:
- a CDS encoding phospholipase D-like domain-containing protein, which produces MGEIEGQDRGQLLSDFRDPVPFSMQGAGHELTVLSGGLDRLDALMAMIDGAQQSLKLAFYIFDRDHAGKQVLEALAAAARRGVDVRLIVDGFGASGDEAQFRPLVKAGGKFWLFSPKWTRRYLIRNHQKIVIADGKSAIIGGFNVADDYFALPSQNGWNDLGLTLEGPAVARLDEWFAKLETWVSSKRAQWLAIRRAVRTWDPGEEQVQVLIGGPTTRLSSWARAVRRDLDSASQLDMIMAYFSPSNSILRKIAQVAKRGRASLLMAGRSDNGATIGATRSLYSYLLNRGVEIHEFDLCKLHTKLIVADDVTYIGSANFDMRSLYLNLEIMLRIEDAALAEKMRAHVAHHRAVSSPITAESHRKRASLFNRIRWNLAWFLVSVLDYTVARRLNLGL; this is translated from the coding sequence ATGGGTGAGATCGAAGGGCAGGACCGCGGGCAGCTGTTGAGCGATTTTCGCGATCCCGTGCCGTTCAGCATGCAGGGCGCCGGCCACGAACTGACCGTGCTGTCCGGTGGCTTGGACCGGCTCGATGCATTGATGGCAATGATCGACGGGGCGCAGCAGTCGCTGAAGCTCGCTTTCTATATCTTCGACCGCGATCACGCGGGGAAACAGGTGCTCGAGGCGCTGGCAGCGGCAGCCCGGCGCGGTGTCGATGTGCGACTGATAGTCGATGGCTTCGGCGCCTCCGGTGACGAGGCCCAGTTCCGGCCGCTGGTAAAGGCCGGCGGCAAGTTCTGGTTATTCAGCCCCAAGTGGACACGGCGCTACCTGATCCGCAACCACCAGAAGATCGTGATCGCCGATGGCAAGAGCGCGATCATCGGCGGCTTCAACGTGGCGGACGATTACTTCGCCTTGCCGAGCCAAAACGGCTGGAACGACCTGGGGCTCACGCTGGAAGGTCCGGCGGTTGCCCGGCTCGACGAATGGTTCGCGAAGCTGGAGACCTGGGTTTCGAGCAAGCGCGCACAATGGCTGGCGATCCGGCGAGCGGTGCGAACATGGGATCCTGGCGAAGAGCAGGTCCAGGTCCTGATCGGCGGACCGACAACGAGGCTGTCGTCTTGGGCGCGTGCCGTCCGCCGCGACCTCGATTCGGCCAGCCAGCTCGACATGATCATGGCTTATTTCTCGCCGTCCAATTCGATCCTGCGCAAGATCGCGCAAGTGGCGAAACGGGGCAGGGCAAGCCTGCTGATGGCGGGAAGATCGGACAACGGAGCGACCATCGGTGCAACCAGGTCGCTTTATTCCTACCTGCTCAACCGCGGGGTGGAGATTCACGAATTCGACCTCTGCAAGCTTCATACGAAGCTGATCGTCGCCGATGACGTGACCTATATCGGCAGCGCCAATTTCGACATGCGCAGCCTCTATCTGAACCTCGAGATCATGCTGCGGATCGAAGATGCGGCCCTGGCGGAAAAAATGCGTGCCCATGTCGCCCACCATCGCGCGGTGTCGTCCCCGATCACGGCCGAGAGCCATCGCAAACGGGCAAGCTTGTTCAATCGCATCCGCTGGAACCTTGCCTGGTTCCTCGTTTCGGTGCTCGATTACACGGTGGCGCGCAGGCTCAACCTGGGTCTGTGA